AAACGGCGAACAGCAAGCCGCGTTGGAAAGCGCCAAAAAATTCTGGTTGAGCGGTAAAACCCTGCCCGCGGCCTGCGATGCCTTATTCGATAAACTAAAACTCTCAGTGCAATTATCCGCCGATTTAGTCTGGCAACGCTTTCAGGCTGCCCTGAAACAAAATAATACGGCTTTGGCCCGGCAGCTGCTGCCTTTGTTTAATCAGCATGATCGCACATGGGCTGAGCAATGGCTCAAGCTGCATGACCAACCGCAACAAGTCAAACAAAGCGTGGATTGGCGACGCCATAACCCGCAAGCCGGACTGATGTTTGCCCACGCCGTAACTCGCTGGCTGGAAAGCGACCCGCAGGCCGCGCTTGCGGTATGGGACGCACAAAAACACTATTTTAAAATCCCGCCCGCAGTGGCAACCGATACCGAAAAACGCCTGGGTATGGCCCTGGCCTTCCGGCGCGACAAACGCGCTTACGCCAAACTGGCCAAATTTGCCGGCAGCGATACCGCTGCACAGGAATGGCGGGTGCGTGCCGCGCTAAATCAACAACTATGGCCGCAAGTGCTGACGGCGATTGCAGCCTTAAACGAAACCGCCCGGCAGGACGATAAATGGCAATATTGGCAAGCCAGAGCATTGGCCGCAACCGGTCGCGGGCAACAAGCCACGTCCCAATTCCAAGCCATCGCCGCGCATCGCAGTTATTACGGTTTTCTGGCCGCCGCTTATTTGCAACAGGATATTAACTTAAACCATCAGCCGGTTATCGTTACCGAACGGGAAGTTGCAACCTTAAGAGAATCCGCCGAATTTCAAGTCATAGATGAATTGTTAGCCATCGATCGTAAACCGGAAGCTGTTAGACAATGGTGGCACGCTATCGCCGACTTGGATAACCACCGGATGCAAGTCGCCGCCAAACTGGCGCAAAGCTGGCAATGGCCGTCAATGACTATTTTCACCTTGGCCAAGGCTCGGCATTGGGACGATATGGAATTGCGCTTCCCTTTATGGTTTAACAGCCAAATTCAAACCAACGCAGAGCGAAATCAGCTCGATCCCGCGCTGGTATTTGCGTTAATCAGGCAAGAAAGCGCATTCGACGAATTTGCCGGCTCTTCCGCTGGTGCGATCGGCTTGATGCAAGTCATGCCCAAAACAGCCAAGCAAATTGCCGGCGAACTTAAGCAAAACTGGCATAACGATTTCAATTTAACCAATCCCGACATTAACATCCGCTACGGCAGTTATTATTTCAAAAAAGTGCTGGACCAATTCGACGGCCATTTTGTATTAGCCGCGGCCGCTTACAACGCGGGCGCCAATCGCATCGCGCAATGGCTGCCCAAAAATCAATCGTTACCGGCCGATATTTGGATAGAAACCATACCGTACAAAGAGACTCGCGGCTATGTATCATCGGTGCTGATGTACGCTTTAATCTATCAGGAACGACTACAGCGAAACAGCTTGAAAACAGCGGAATTACTGCGAAAAATAAATCCCGGCTAAAAATTGAGCTGATTTTTTAACCCGACTATTGGATAATGGGCGGAGTTTTCAGCTTATTTACCAGGTAAAGATTTCAATGGAGAAACAGCACAGTTTCACGCGCGAAGAATTATTGATGTCCGGTCGCGGCGAATTATACGGCCCCAAAAACGCGCAACTGCCCCTCCCCCCCATGCTGATGATGGACCGCATCACGCATATGTCGGACGAAGGCGGCAAGTACGGCAAGGGCGAAATCATTGCTGAACTGGATATCACGCCCGACCTATGGTTCTTCGATTGCCACTTCCAGGGCGACCCGGTTATGCCCGGCTGTTTGGGACTGGACGCCATGTGGCAACTGGTGGGCTTCTATCTGTGCTGGATGGGCGGCCCAGGCAAAGGCCGCGCTTTAGGGTGCGGCGAAGTCAAATTTACCGGACAAGTCCTGCCCACCGCCAAAAAAGTCGTCTACAAAATCGACCTGAAACGGGTGATTTTGCGCAAACTGGTGATGGGTATCGCCGACGCCACCATGGAAGTGGACGGCAAACAAATTTATGAAGCCACCGATTTACGGGTTGGCTTGTTCACTTCTACACAAGATTTTTAAGGATCCATCATGAGACGCGCGGTTGTAACAGGTTTAGGCATAGTCTCCAGCATCGGTAATAACAGGGATGAAGTCGTGGCGTCGCTCAAAGCCGGACGCTCTGGTGTGGTACATGCCGACGTTTATCAGGAACTGGGTTTCAGAAGCCATGTACACGCGCCGGTCAATTTGAATCTGGATGACGTTATCGACCGGAAAATCAAACGTTTCATGGGCGACGGCGCCGCATACAACTATGTGGCCATGGCGCAAGCCATCGCCGACTCCGGTCTGGAGGAGGATCAAGTTTCGAATGTCCGTACCGGTCTGGTGATGGGTTCCGGTGGGCCTTCCACAGCCAACGTGGTGGACGCTGCCGACATCCTGCGCTCGAAAGGCGTTAAAAAAGTCGGCCCCTATATGGTGCCGCGTGCCATGTCCAGTACCAATACCGCCTGTCTGGCCACGCCTTATAAAATCAAGGGCGTCAACTACAGCATCAGCTCCGCTTGCGCAACCAGCGCGCATTGTATCGGCCACGCCATGGAATTGATCCAGCTAAATAAACAAGACGTTGTGTTTGCCGGCGGCGGCGAAGAACTGCACTGGACCATGTCGGTATTGTTCGACGCCATGGGTGCACTGTCGTCAAAATATAACGACGCACCGGCAACGGCTTCCCGTCCTTACGATGTCACCCGCGACGGTTTTGTGATTTCCGGCGGCGGCGGCGTGCTGGTCATCGAAGAGCTGGAGCATGCCAAAGCCCGCGGCGCCAAAATATACGCCGAATTGGTCGGCTACGGTGCGACTTCCGATGGTTACGACATGGTGCAACCGTCCGGCGAAGGTGCCGTGCGCTGCATGCAGCAAGCCATGGCCACCGTTGACGGCAAAATCGATTACATCAATGCCCACGGCACCAGCACGCCGGTGGGCGACACGCGCGAACTGGAAGCCTTGCGCAATGTGTTCGGCGCCGAGAACGTGCCGGCGGTCAGCTCCACCAAATCGTTGACCGGCCATGCTTTGGGCGCCGCTGGCGTCAATGAAGCGATTTATTCCTTATTGATGATGCAAGAAAGTTTTCTCAGCGCCTCCGCCAACATTACCGAGTTGGATCCGCAAGCGGCCGGCATACCCATCGTCCGCGACCTGCAGGAAAATGTGACCTTAAACACCATCATGTCCAACAGTTTCGGCTTTGGCGGCACCAATGCCACGCTGATCTTCCAGCGTTATAACGGTTAATCCTTCGTAGCCGGAGCCATTAGCTCCGGCTGCCTGCCTCATTAAGCAATGTCCGATTTAGAACAAAAATCCCGCACCCAATTCAATAAGTTGCAGAAACGCCTGCGCCGCTGCGTCGGTGAAGCGATTGCCGATTTCAACATGATAGAAGACGGCGATAAAATCATGGTCTGCCTGTCCGGCGGCAAAGATTCTTATACCATGCTGGATATTTTGTTGAATTTGCAAAAGACCGCACCGGTCAGCTTCGAAATCGTCGCCGTCAACCTGGACCAAAAGCAGCCGGGGTTTCCCGAGCATGTGCTTCCGGAGTATCTGCAATCCATCGGCGTACCTTTCCATATTATCGAGCACGATACCTACAGCATCGTCAAACGCATTATCCCGGAAGGCAAAACCACCTGCAGCCTTTGCTCCCGCTTGCGGCGCGGGACATTATACGGTTTCGCCAAGGAACATAACGTTACTAAAATCGCCTTGGGCCACCATCGCGAAGACATTATCGAAACGTTTTTTTTGAACATGTTTTACGGCGGCAAACTCAAGGCCATGCCGCCCAAACTGCTCAGCGACGACAAACAAAACATCATCATTCGCCCGTTGGCCTATTGCAGGGAAAAGGATATCAACCGCTTCGCGGCCTTTAAAAAATTCCCTATCATTCCTTGCAATCTGTGCGGCTCGCAGGAAAACCTGCAGCGCAAGGCCATGAAACAAATGCTGGCGGGCTGGGACAAACAATTTCCGGGCCGCCTGGAAACCATTTTCGCCAGCTTGCAGAATATCGCTCCCTCGCAGATGGCCGATACCGGCCTGTTTGATTTCGCCGGCTTGCAGCGAGATCCCGACTCGCCTGCGGCTCGGGTCACATCGGACGAACCCGGACTGGACATTCTTGAACGCTAAACCATGGAACTAAATCATGACCAACACTATTCTGGTAACCGGCGGCGCCGGTTATATCGGTAGCCATACCTGCGTTGAACTTATTAGCAATGGTTTCGATGTCGTCATCGTCGACAACCTCAGCAACAGCAAACTCGAATCCATCCGCAGAATAGAAAAAATCACCGGCCAAGCCGTCCCGTTTTATCAGGCCGATATCCGCGACGCGGCAGCACTCAACCGTATCTTCCAAAAGCATACAATCAATGCAGTCATCCACTTCGCGGGACTGAAAGCCGTTGGCGAATCCTGCCAGCAACCGCTTGGTTATTATCAAAACAATATCGCCGGCACCTTGGTTTTACTGGAAACCATGGCCGAAAACGGCGTCAAAAGCCTGGTATTCAGTTCATCCGCCACCGTCTACGGCGACCCGCACACCGTGCCCATTACAGAGCAATTTCCGTTACAGGCCACTAACCCTTACGGCCGTACCAAATTGTTCATTGAAGAAATCCTGCGCGACGCCAGTGCGGCGGATGCGCTTAACCAACATCAGCAGCATTGGAAGATTGCCATCTTGCGTTACTTCAACCCGATCGGCGCGCATCACAGCGGCCTGATCGGCGAAGACCCCAACGGTATACCGAACAACCTGATGCCTTATTTGTCGCAGGTCGCTATCGGCAAGTTGCCGGTTTTATCGGTGTTCGGCGACGATTACGCCACCCATGACGGTACCGGCGTGCGCGATTACATTCATGTAGTCGATCTGGCCCAAGGCCATATCAAAGCGTTGCAGTATTTAATGAAACAAGCCGACGACGCCTCAACTTGCGAGGCGTTCAATCTGGGCACCGGTAACGGCTACAGCGTGTTGGACATGATTAACACCTTCAGCCGGGTAACGGGCCAGTCCGTACCTTATCAAATCACCCCCAGACGTCCCGGCGATGTCGCCGCCTGTTTCGCCGACCCAGGTCTGGCGCTGGAAAAATTAGCCTGGAAAGCGGACAGAGACCTGCAACAAATGATGACCGATGTCTGGCGCTGGCAAAACAACAATCCTGACGGTTATTGTTGATCACAATATCTCGACTATCATTGGCCTAAACCGAGGTTCTATCCCGCCGCAACATCTTGAATAAAAGCGGCAAGAACCCAAGCTATTGGTTTGCAGTAACCGTTTTGCTGTTAGGTTTTTTACGCTGCGCCCGCAATGCCGCGTCGTAAGAACGCCGCGCCCAAACCGCCGCTAGCTCGCGGTCTTCCATGATTTCCGGCGGGGCTTGGTAATACCCTAGTCTGGCGACTTTGCCGCTTCTGATGTATTCGAACCGGGCGAGATTCATCTGCTCGAAATAACCGGCGTTTTCGGCATCGGCTTTCAGATACAGACTATCGTCCACGGCCAGCGCGAACATCAAGCCGTCGCGAAAAACCCCGTAACCGCCAAACATCCCGCGGACGTCGACAGGACCAAACAGCTCGAACAACTCCGGCAGATAAGCGCTGAATTCGTTCACGGCACACTCCAACAAGACTCAGTCATAACAGCAATTTTAACTTGCGCCCGCCGCTAATACTAAAGCCTTCGCGTTGATAAAACCCCAAAGTCCGGTCGAATTGCGGCAACGGCGGTGTAGTCACTTCCAGCCGCGTCCAGCCTTTAACGGCGCCATAGGCTTTGGCCTGCGAAACCAGCTTACGCCCAACCTGCCCGGAGCGAAACGCCGGACGCACATAAAGCTCGGGTACGATGCCGAAAGCGCCTTCCGCATACAGCGCATGACTTTCAGACAAGCTCAGGAAACCCACTGCATTGTGCAGGCTGTCGTAGGCGACAAACACCACATAAACCTGTTTCTCCAGCAAATCCCGCAGCCTGTCGGCGGTTTCCTGCAAATCGAAGTTGAAGGTCTGCTCGCCAATCTGCTGCATGATTTCCGTCAGCAGCTCGCCGACCATGACCGCAATGTCTGCTGCATTCGCCTCCGTGGCGCGTTGTATAGTTGTACTCATCTTGGTTTACCGGAATGTTACTGTTTAGACCCAGTACGTCGCCTATTTAGCACGTGCCGTAACCGCCGCCGCCCGGCGTTTCGATGACGATAGTGTCGCCGGCTTCGACCTGGATTTCGGCACAGCCCGTCAGTTGTTCGCTGCGGCCGTCCCGGCGGATCAACCGATTTGCGCCCAAGGCACCGTCTCCCCCACCCATTAAACCGAAAGGCGGCAGCACGCGGTGGCTGGACAGGATACCGACTCGCATGGCTTCGCGAAACTCGATGCGCCTGATAACGCCGTCCCCGCCCTTATATTGCCCCGCCCCGCCGCTACCGCTGCGTATCGAAAACTCCCGCAACAACACCGGAAAACGGGCTTCCAGGATTTCCGGGTCGGTGATACGTGAATTGGTCATGTGGGTATGCACGGCGTCGGCACCATTAAAGCCGTCGCCGGCCCCGGCACCGCCGCAAATGGTCTCGTAATATTGCAAGCGCGCGTTGCCGAAGGTAAGGTTGTTCATGCTGCCTTGCGAAGCCGCCAGCGCACCCAAGGCGCCGTACAAGGCATCGACGATATATTGCGAGGTCTCAACGTTGCCGGCCACCACGGCCGCCGGATAGACCGGATTAAGCAGGCAGCCGGGCGGAATGATAATGTCCAGCGGCTTTAAACAACCGGCATTCAGAGGAATGTCGTCTTGCAGCAAACTTCGAAATACATACAGCACCGCCGCCTTGCACACCGCCGCCGGCGCGTTAAAGTTGCCGGGCAGTTGCGGCGACGTGCCGCTGAAATCGATGCGGGCACACCGCCGTTCATGGTCTACGCCGACAGTCACCACGATTTTCGCGCCCTGGTCCATCGTGTATTCAAAGCGCCCTGCAGCCAGGCGCGTCAACAATTCGCGCACGCAAGACTCGGCATGGTCTTGCACATGCTGCATATAGGCCGTCACCACCGGCAACGAATAAGCCTTTACCATTGCCAACAATTCCTGCACGCCTTTTTGGTTGGCGGCGATTTGCGCTTGCAGATCGGCCAGATTCTGCTGCGGATTGCGGGCCGGATGCGGGTTGCTCGCCAGCCATTGCCTGACCGCCTGCTCCTGAAACTCCCCGTGTTCGAGTATCCGTAAGCCGGCACTCAGGATACCTTCATCTTCGATGCAACGGCTGTTGGCGGGCATGGAACCCGGTGAAATGCCGCCGATATCGGCATGGTGGCCGCGCGACGCGACAAAAAACAGCAATTGCCCGTCGTCGGCGTCAAACACCGGCGTCACCACGGTAATGTCGGGTAAATGGGTGCCGCCGGCGTAAGGCGAATTCGACAGATAAGCCTCGCCCGCCTGAAAATCATCGCCTTTTAGCGCGATCAAAGCCTTAACGCTTTCACCCATGGAGCCCAAATGCACCGGAATATGCGGCGCGTTGGCGACCAGTTGCCCATGCGCATCGAACACAGCGCAGGAAAAATCCAACCGCTCTTTGATATTGACTGAGTGCGCGGTGTTTTGCAGCACAAACCCCATTTGTTCGGCCACCGACATAAAGCGCCTGTTAAAAATTTCCAGCAATACCGGATCGCGCTGGGCGCCGACGGTATGCCTGTCGGACAATGCCCTACGCCGCGTCAACAGTAAATCGCCGCCGGCTTGCAATTGGGCTTGCCAACCGGGTTCGATGACGATGGTCGAGGTGGCTTCCAGTACAATGGCCGGGCCCACCAGCGGCGCTTGAGCGGACAAATCTTCACGCCGGTAAACCGGCGTCTCGTGCCAGGCATTTTGGCTAAACATACGCGTAATGCGTTCGGCTTGACCGTTCTGTTGCTGCGTAGTGAGGGGCGGTTCCGCATCGCCTGCTTCCCGGCCTATGCATTCGACTTGAATCGCCGCCAGCAACAACGGCCGTTGCGCGTAACAAAAACCGAACCGCTGACGATATAAAGTTTCGAACTGGCTGGGTATCTGTTCCGGCTCGGTAAAATCCAGCGTCAACGCGGTATCGGTACCCTGGTAGCGCAGATCCAGGCGCCACTGGCTGCTGATCCGGTCATCCGCCAGACCTTGTTCCCGCAAGGTCGCCCGGCCCTGCCGCTCCAATTCCGACCACTGCCGCTTCAGAATTCCAAAATCGATTTCATCCCACGGCTGCTCCAATGCCTGCTGTTTGACCAGCCGAAAATCCGCCAAACCCATGCCGTAAGCAGACAAAACGCCCGCCAAGGGATGCAGCAATATCGTGCGCATGCCCAGCCTGTCCGCTAATAAACACGCATGTTGCCCGCCGGCGGCGCCGTAACAACACAAGGCGTATTCGGCCAAGTGATAGCCTTTTTGCACCGAGATTTTCTTGATCGCCTCTGCCATGTTTTCGATGGCTATGCTCAAAAATCCTTCCGCGACTTGCTCCGGGCCGCGGCTGTCGCCGCTGGCACTGTTGATGCGATCTGCCAATTCGCTAAACAGTTGCCCTATCCGTTCTGCATCGGGCGGTAAATTGCCCTCCGCGCCGAATACCGCCGGAAAATCCGGCAATTTGCCGAGCAGCAAATTGGCATCGGTCACCGTCAACGGTCCGCCGCGCCGGTAACAGGCCGGCCCCGGATTGGCGCCCGCCGATTCCGGCCCGACCCGGTAGCGAAAACCGTCGAAAGAAAGAATCGAACCGCCGCCCGCGGCGACAGTATGAATCGCCATCATCGGCGTCCGTATGCGCACCCCGGCCACCTCGGTATCCAGCGTACGCTCCAACTCTCCGGCATAATGGGCCACATCGGTAGAGGTGCCGCCCATATCGAAGGCGATGATTTTCGGCAAACCGGCTAGTTTGGCGACCTCTACCGCGCCTATCATGCCGCCGGCCGGGCCGGACAAAATACTGTCCTTGCCCTGAAAATCGTCGGCCCGTACCAATCCACCGTTGGATTGCATGAACAGCAGGCGGCTGGAGGGGCTGATCTGCGCCAAACCCTGCCGTACTTGGCGGACATAGCGCCGTAATAAGGGCGATAGATAAGCGTCCAATACCGTGGTGTCGCCACGCGCAACGATTTTCGGCAACGGGCTGGCCTGATGGGACAGGGATATTTGCGTAAAACCCATCGCCCGGGCAATCTCCGCCACGGCCAGTTCGTGATCGGGAAATCGCCAGGCATGCAGCAGCACAATGGCAATCGCACGTATGCCCCGCCGATAGATCGCCTGCAACTGCTGCCGCACAACGTCTTCATCCAGCGCCTGCAATACCTCGCCCTCCGCGCCGACCCGCGCGTCGATTTCAACCACGCGCTGATACAGCGGCTCGGGGCGTTGAATATTCAACGCAAAAATGTCCGGCCGGTTCTGATAGCCGATCCGCAAGCAGTCCTTGAAACCGCGATTGATCAGCAGCGCCACCGGCTCGCCCTTGCGCTCCAACAAGGCATTGGTGCCCACCGTAGTGCCCATTTTGACGCTGTCGATACGCGCGGATAAGCCTTCAGGCGCGGCTTGCAGAATCTCCCCTATGCCTTGCAGGGCCGCGTCTTGATAATGTTCGGGGTTTTCCGACAGCAACTTACGGCTGACGATGCGGCCGTCCGGCGTATACGCCACAATATCGGTAAACGTACCGCCTCTATCGATCCAAAATTGCCAGCCTGACATAGAAAAGTGTTACATGAAATTAAAGGGTTGAACGCTACTACCGCAAAAGGCGGCTTAACGGTGTGCGGCGCAAATTATAGGCCATCATTTGGCGTATGCGCGCGAATCGGCAAGCGCCGACGCACCCGCGAAAGCTTACTACGGTAAAACATCTGAACAGGTCGGATAGATGTAACTGTGTCAAAACGGGTCTCTCTGAAACCCCGGCTTGGCGGCTAATCAAGCGCGTCCAACTGCTTGCTGATCACCGCCGGCAGTTGCTTGGGCGCCTTGATACGCAGCTGTTTATTGATATTAAAACGGCCAAACACCACTTCGATGTCGTTAACCGCTACCCGAAATTGTTTGGCCAGAAAACGCACCATGTGGTCGGTCGCCTTGCCGTTTTCCGGTGTCGCGGTGACGCTGATCTTAAGCTGATTGCCTTTGGGCTTGCCGATCACATCCTGCTTCGCACTGGGCGTACCCAGCACGTTCAGCACCAGGATGTCGCCGTCCCAGCCACAAAAACCGTCTATCGCTAACCCTTTGCCTACGTCCTTAGTCTTGGATTTTTTCGGTTTTGCCATGATAAAACTTTTGTAACGGTTCCCGATTATTAAAAGAAGTTGCGTTGCCAAATACAAGGCGCAAGTTAAACCGCATACCCTGAAATACGCTAGATTTCGCGCGCGGGGCGAATCCCGGCAAAAATACTGTCGCTCAACCAGTTTTGCACGTTTCGCGTCAGCGCGGAAGGTCCAACCAAGGTCAAACTTTTATTTTTGATGGCCGCGCTGTAGCTGGTGTCGCCCATCCAGCAATCGATCATGGTGCGTAAATTGGTCGTGAAATACACGTCGACATCCTGCCCTGGATCTTCTAAACAAATATCCACATTATCGCCTTTTACAACCAGCCACCAACTACCGAACTTGCTCAAGTCCGTGAATTCGAAGCGGATAACCGATTGATTGCCCGGCAACTGTTCGGGTTTGATGCTCCGCTGTAAATAGAGCATCAGCAATTCCACATCAAGATCGCTATCGCGCAAGTCCCCGCGCGCCCAACACATGCCCCAATCGCCGATAACCTTGAGTATGGGCAAGGTTTCTTTTCCGGATTGGGTCAGAAAATATTCATAACCGCGTTGACCCGGAATTTTCTTACGCATGATTAATTCCGCGTTGGTTAAATCGTTTAAGCGCTTGGTCAGGATGGTGGGCGATATCAAAGTCAAACCGCGTTGCAATTCGTTGAAGCGCGTCGCCCCCATATGCAATTCGCGCAGTATCAACAGCGTCCAGCGCTCGCACAATATCTCCATCGCTTTGGCGATAGGGCAAAATTGGCCGTAATCCACCTCAATCTCCTCAAAAACCGTTAAATACAAAAAACGCAGCGTGTTACTACGGATTATGTAGTTGGATACTACATTTGCAAAAGTATTTCGCCCCTGCGTTTCCCTTTAATCTACACACATCGGGAAACACACCTGATATCCATTCATTCACTTATAAGGGTAAAAGCATGCCATTAATTACAGTCAACTTAATAGAAAACGTATTTTCCAGCGAACAAAAAGCTGAAATCATTGAAAAACTGACGGACACCATGGTCGCCATAGAAGGCGAGAATATGCGCCAGGTAACA
This sequence is a window from Methylomonas methanica MC09. Protein-coding genes within it:
- a CDS encoding transglycosylase SLT domain-containing protein is translated as MTFATRLLLLINLLAFSISAGAGTERSLRAMRTTFLQAEQYIKQDRENDYFALADTLKTYPLYPYLQYQWLIKHLDDEKSVQAFLLENANSRYAPLLHRKWMAHLGRQQQWRSFINFYNNSNDTELQCYFAQAQYVNGEQQAALESAKKFWLSGKTLPAACDALFDKLKLSVQLSADLVWQRFQAALKQNNTALARQLLPLFNQHDRTWAEQWLKLHDQPQQVKQSVDWRRHNPQAGLMFAHAVTRWLESDPQAALAVWDAQKHYFKIPPAVATDTEKRLGMALAFRRDKRAYAKLAKFAGSDTAAQEWRVRAALNQQLWPQVLTAIAALNETARQDDKWQYWQARALAATGRGQQATSQFQAIAAHRSYYGFLAAAYLQQDINLNHQPVIVTEREVATLRESAEFQVIDELLAIDRKPEAVRQWWHAIADLDNHRMQVAAKLAQSWQWPSMTIFTLAKARHWDDMELRFPLWFNSQIQTNAERNQLDPALVFALIRQESAFDEFAGSSAGAIGLMQVMPKTAKQIAGELKQNWHNDFNLTNPDINIRYGSYYFKKVLDQFDGHFVLAAAAYNAGANRIAQWLPKNQSLPADIWIETIPYKETRGYVSSVLMYALIYQERLQRNSLKTAELLRKINPG
- the fabA gene encoding 3-hydroxyacyl-[acyl-carrier-protein] dehydratase FabA — its product is MEKQHSFTREELLMSGRGELYGPKNAQLPLPPMLMMDRITHMSDEGGKYGKGEIIAELDITPDLWFFDCHFQGDPVMPGCLGLDAMWQLVGFYLCWMGGPGKGRALGCGEVKFTGQVLPTAKKVVYKIDLKRVILRKLVMGIADATMEVDGKQIYEATDLRVGLFTSTQDF
- the fabB gene encoding beta-ketoacyl-ACP synthase I — encoded protein: MRRAVVTGLGIVSSIGNNRDEVVASLKAGRSGVVHADVYQELGFRSHVHAPVNLNLDDVIDRKIKRFMGDGAAYNYVAMAQAIADSGLEEDQVSNVRTGLVMGSGGPSTANVVDAADILRSKGVKKVGPYMVPRAMSSTNTACLATPYKIKGVNYSISSACATSAHCIGHAMELIQLNKQDVVFAGGGEELHWTMSVLFDAMGALSSKYNDAPATASRPYDVTRDGFVISGGGGVLVIEELEHAKARGAKIYAELVGYGATSDGYDMVQPSGEGAVRCMQQAMATVDGKIDYINAHGTSTPVGDTRELEALRNVFGAENVPAVSSTKSLTGHALGAAGVNEAIYSLLMMQESFLSASANITELDPQAAGIPIVRDLQENVTLNTIMSNSFGFGGTNATLIFQRYNG
- the ttcA gene encoding tRNA 2-thiocytidine(32) synthetase TtcA is translated as MSDLEQKSRTQFNKLQKRLRRCVGEAIADFNMIEDGDKIMVCLSGGKDSYTMLDILLNLQKTAPVSFEIVAVNLDQKQPGFPEHVLPEYLQSIGVPFHIIEHDTYSIVKRIIPEGKTTCSLCSRLRRGTLYGFAKEHNVTKIALGHHREDIIETFFLNMFYGGKLKAMPPKLLSDDKQNIIIRPLAYCREKDINRFAAFKKFPIIPCNLCGSQENLQRKAMKQMLAGWDKQFPGRLETIFASLQNIAPSQMADTGLFDFAGLQRDPDSPAARVTSDEPGLDILER
- the galE gene encoding UDP-glucose 4-epimerase GalE, encoding MTNTILVTGGAGYIGSHTCVELISNGFDVVIVDNLSNSKLESIRRIEKITGQAVPFYQADIRDAAALNRIFQKHTINAVIHFAGLKAVGESCQQPLGYYQNNIAGTLVLLETMAENGVKSLVFSSSATVYGDPHTVPITEQFPLQATNPYGRTKLFIEEILRDASAADALNQHQQHWKIAILRYFNPIGAHHSGLIGEDPNGIPNNLMPYLSQVAIGKLPVLSVFGDDYATHDGTGVRDYIHVVDLAQGHIKALQYLMKQADDASTCEAFNLGTGNGYSVLDMINTFSRVTGQSVPYQITPRRPGDVAACFADPGLALEKLAWKADRDLQQMMTDVWRWQNNNPDGYC
- a CDS encoding TfoX/Sxy family protein gives rise to the protein MNEFSAYLPELFELFGPVDVRGMFGGYGVFRDGLMFALAVDDSLYLKADAENAGYFEQMNLARFEYIRSGKVARLGYYQAPPEIMEDRELAAVWARRSYDAALRAQRKKPNSKTVTANQ
- a CDS encoding GNAT family N-acetyltransferase, which produces MSTTIQRATEANAADIAVMVGELLTEIMQQIGEQTFNFDLQETADRLRDLLEKQVYVVFVAYDSLHNAVGFLSLSESHALYAEGAFGIVPELYVRPAFRSGQVGRKLVSQAKAYGAVKGWTRLEVTTPPLPQFDRTLGFYQREGFSISGGRKLKLLL
- a CDS encoding hydantoinase B/oxoprolinase family protein translates to MSGWQFWIDRGGTFTDIVAYTPDGRIVSRKLLSENPEHYQDAALQGIGEILQAAPEGLSARIDSVKMGTTVGTNALLERKGEPVALLINRGFKDCLRIGYQNRPDIFALNIQRPEPLYQRVVEIDARVGAEGEVLQALDEDVVRQQLQAIYRRGIRAIAIVLLHAWRFPDHELAVAEIARAMGFTQISLSHQASPLPKIVARGDTTVLDAYLSPLLRRYVRQVRQGLAQISPSSRLLFMQSNGGLVRADDFQGKDSILSGPAGGMIGAVEVAKLAGLPKIIAFDMGGTSTDVAHYAGELERTLDTEVAGVRIRTPMMAIHTVAAGGGSILSFDGFRYRVGPESAGANPGPACYRRGGPLTVTDANLLLGKLPDFPAVFGAEGNLPPDAERIGQLFSELADRINSASGDSRGPEQVAEGFLSIAIENMAEAIKKISVQKGYHLAEYALCCYGAAGGQHACLLADRLGMRTILLHPLAGVLSAYGMGLADFRLVKQQALEQPWDEIDFGILKRQWSELERQGRATLREQGLADDRISSQWRLDLRYQGTDTALTLDFTEPEQIPSQFETLYRQRFGFCYAQRPLLLAAIQVECIGREAGDAEPPLTTQQQNGQAERITRMFSQNAWHETPVYRREDLSAQAPLVGPAIVLEATSTIVIEPGWQAQLQAGGDLLLTRRRALSDRHTVGAQRDPVLLEIFNRRFMSVAEQMGFVLQNTAHSVNIKERLDFSCAVFDAHGQLVANAPHIPVHLGSMGESVKALIALKGDDFQAGEAYLSNSPYAGGTHLPDITVVTPVFDADDGQLLFFVASRGHHADIGGISPGSMPANSRCIEDEGILSAGLRILEHGEFQEQAVRQWLASNPHPARNPQQNLADLQAQIAANQKGVQELLAMVKAYSLPVVTAYMQHVQDHAESCVRELLTRLAAGRFEYTMDQGAKIVVTVGVDHERRCARIDFSGTSPQLPGNFNAPAAVCKAAVLYVFRSLLQDDIPLNAGCLKPLDIIIPPGCLLNPVYPAAVVAGNVETSQYIVDALYGALGALAASQGSMNNLTFGNARLQYYETICGGAGAGDGFNGADAVHTHMTNSRITDPEILEARFPVLLREFSIRSGSGGAGQYKGGDGVIRRIEFREAMRVGILSSHRVLPPFGLMGGGDGALGANRLIRRDGRSEQLTGCAEIQVEAGDTIVIETPGGGGYGTC
- a CDS encoding DUF167 domain-containing protein, whose protein sequence is MAKPKKSKTKDVGKGLAIDGFCGWDGDILVLNVLGTPSAKQDVIGKPKGNQLKISVTATPENGKATDHMVRFLAKQFRVAVNDIEVVFGRFNINKQLRIKAPKQLPAVISKQLDALD
- a CDS encoding winged helix-turn-helix transcriptional regulator; translation: MDYGQFCPIAKAMEILCERWTLLILRELHMGATRFNELQRGLTLISPTILTKRLNDLTNAELIMRKKIPGQRGYEYFLTQSGKETLPILKVIGDWGMCWARGDLRDSDLDVELLMLYLQRSIKPEQLPGNQSVIRFEFTDLSKFGSWWLVVKGDNVDICLEDPGQDVDVYFTTNLRTMIDCWMGDTSYSAAIKNKSLTLVGPSALTRNVQNWLSDSIFAGIRPAREI
- a CDS encoding tautomerase family protein: MPLITVNLIENVFSSEQKAEIIEKLTDTMVAIEGENMRQVTWVKIEEVPEGQWGIGGTPLTAAMVHQIQKG